From a region of the Mauremys mutica isolate MM-2020 ecotype Southern chromosome 12, ASM2049712v1, whole genome shotgun sequence genome:
- the LOC123344870 gene encoding butyrophilin subfamily 1 member A1-like codes for MKVLSFCHSSRACFPLPGFIIFFFTCYVHRMESAKFTVIGPSDPVTAILGQETVLPCHLSPSMSAANMEVRWSRPEFASFVHLYRDGKDRFDEQMPDYWGRTELLKAGLKDGIVPLRILSIRRSDEGLYFCFVRDDTFYGETVLELRVAGLGSAPLISVEGHQDGGIRVICQSAGWYPEPEVLWKDRSGRYLPSLSETTSQRDNGLFETEIALIVIEHSNQNLSCCIRNTVLNQEKESAVYIADSFFPRVNPWMVTLSVILVVLFGFIGLIVYLFKMKEKRDNEIRWRRSMAPIEEVNVMLDPDTAHPRLVLSEDRKSVKWGDTRQDLPNNPERFDTEPCVLGCEGFTSRRHCWEVEVGDGELWAVGVARESVRRKGEISRSPKGGIWAVQRFGDQFRALTSPETPLPLSRFPSRIRVCLDCDRGQVTFIDAGDEAPIFTFPPGSVPGERIRPWLRAGRGSRLSLCP; via the exons ATGAAGGTTCTCTCATTCTGCCACAGCTCCAGAGCCTGCTTCCCTCTCCCTGGgtttattattttcttctttaCTTGTTATGTTCACAGGATGGAATCAG CAAAGTTCACAGTGATTGGACCCTCTGACCCTGTCACTGCCATCCTGGGTCAGGAAACTGTGTTACCCTGTCACCTGTCCCCCAGCATGAGTGCTGCaaacatggaggtgagatggtcCCGACCTGAGTTTGCATCCTTTGTGCACCTGTATCGTGATGGGAAGGATCGGTTTGATGAGCAGATGCCAGACTATTGGGGAAGGACAGAGCTTTTGAAAGCCGGACTCAAAGATGGGATTGTTCCCCTGAGGATTCTCAGTATCAGACGTTCTGATGAAGGACTATACTTCTGTTTTGTTCGAGATGATACTTTTTATGGAGAAACTGTATTGGAACTGCGGGTAGCAG gtctgggctctgctcctctTATCTCTGTGGAGGGTCACCAAGATGGAGGGATTCGGGTGATTTGTCAATCAGCTGGTTGGTACCCAGAGCCTGAAGTGCTGTGGAAAGATCGCAGTGGGCGATATTTACCATCACTCTCTGAAACAACATCCCAAAGAGATAACGGCCTGTTTGAAACAGAAATTGCTCTCATTGTAATAGAGCATTCAAACCAAAACTTGTCCTGTTGCATCAGGAACACCGTTCTCAATCAAGAAAAGGAATCAGCAGTTTATATAGCAG attccTTTTTCCCAAGGGTGAATCCCTGGATGGTGACTCTTAGTGTGATCCTGGTGGTTTTATTTGGTTTCATTGGCCTCATTGTTtatctgtttaaaatgaaag AGAAACGAGATAACGAAATAA GGTGGAGAAGATCCATGGCACCTATAGAAGAAG tgaatGTGATGCTGGATCCAGATACGGCTCATCCCcgcctcgtcctgtctgaggatcggaaaagtgtgaaATGGGGAGACACACGGCAGgatctgcccaacaaccctgagagatttgacactgagccctgtgtgctgggctgtgagggattcacctcaaggagacattgctgggaggtggaggtgggggatggggaactctgggctgtgggggtggccagagagtctgtgaggaggaagggagagatcagCCGTAGCCctaagggggggatctgggctgtgcagCGGTTTGGGGATCAGTTCCGGGCTCTCACatcccctgagacccccctgcccctgagccggttccccagcaggatccgggtttgtctggactgtgaccgggggcaggtgacatttatcgatgctggtgacgaggccccgatcttcactttcccaccaggctccgtccctggggagagaatccgaccctggctccgggcggggcggggatcccggctcagcctgtgtccctga